GCGGCATGCTCCCGGCGCAGATCCAGGCGGTCGTCGCCACGGTCCTGGCCGACACGGGCGCCCGGCTCGGCATCCACGCCCAGGACGACACGGGCTGCGCGGTGGCCAACACGCTGGCCGCCGTCGACGCGGGCGCGACGCACGTCCAGTGCACCGCCAACGGCTACGGCGAACGCGTCGGCAACGCCAACCTCTTCCCGGTCGTGGCGGCCCTGGAGCTCAAGTACGGCAAGCGGGTCCTGCCCGAGGGGCACCTGCGCGAGATGACCCGCATCTCGCACGCCATCGCCGAGGTCGTCAACCTCACGCCCTCCACGCACCAGCCCTACGTCGGCGTCTCGGCCTTCGCGCACAAGGCCGGCCTGCACGCCTCGGCCATCAAGGTCGACCCGGACCTGTACCAGCACATCGACCCCGAGCAGGTCGGCAACACCATGCGGATGCTGGTCTCCGACATGGCCGGCCGCGCCTCCATCGAGCTCAAGGGCAAGGAACTCGGCATCGACCTCGGCGGCGACCGGGAGCTGGTCGGCCGGGTGGTCGAGCGGGTGAAGGAACGCGAACTCAGGGGCTACACCTACGAGGCGGCGGACGCCAGCTTCGAGATCCTTCTGCGCACCGAGGTCCAGGGCAAGCCGCTGCGCTACTTCGAGATCGAGTCCTGGCGCGCCATCGTCGAGGACCGCCCCGACGGCTCCCACGCCAACGAGGCCACGGTCAAGCTCTGGGCCAAGGGCGAGCGCATCGTCGCCACGGCTGAGGGCAACGGCCCGGTCAACGCGCTGGACCGGGCCCTGCGCGTGGGCCTGGAGAAGATCTACCCCCAGCTCGCCAAACTGGAACTGGTCGACTACAAGGTCCGCATCCTGGAGGGCAAGCACGGCACCAACTCGACGACGCGCGTGCTGATCTCCACGTCCGACGGCACGGGCGAGTGGTCGACGGTGGGCGTCGCCGACAACGTCATCGCCGCGAGCTGGCAGGCCCTGGAGGACGCGTACACGTACGGGCTGCTGCGGGCGGGAGTGACCCCGGCCGAGTAGGCGGGTGGCGACGGCGCTTTCCGCGCCGTCGCCGTCAGCCGATCGTCTGTGTCCGTGCTGTCCGTGCTGTCCGTGCTGTCCGTGCTGTCCGTGCGCGGCGTCCGCGAAATCCGCGCCCGACCGATATCCCTTTCTGTGTCGATTCTGTGCCGATTCGGGTAGCTTCGAACATATGAAGGCCGCACTGGTGCGTACTCTCGTACGTCTGCTGATCGTGCCGGTCGTCGCCGTACTGGCGGCGCTGATGGTCGGGGCGCCCGGTGCGCACGCGGCCACCGACCTCTCGAAGGTCGCCGAGGAACTACGCGAGAACCCGGTCTACGTCGATCCGGCCGCCTCCGGGCAGCTGGCCGCGTCGGACGCCGAGGCGCTCGCCGACAAGATCAAGGACGCCGACAAGCCCGTCTTCGTGGCGGTGCTCCCGGCCGACTTCCCCACGCAGGACCTCTTCCGGAACCTCCGCACCGAGACCGGCGTCACCGGCCTGTACGGCATCCGCCTCGGAGACGAGTTCGACGCCCGCGCGGACAGCTCGGTGATGAGCCCCCAGGCGGTGTCCAACCTGGTCACGGCCGTGCGCGACGCGGGTGACGTCAAGGCCCAGCTGAACGACTTCGTCGACGACGCCCTGCGCAACGTGGGCGGCTCGGCCCCCAGCAGCTGGAGCGACGGCTCGGGTACCGACGTGCCGGTCGGCGGCCTGGTCACGGTCGGCGCGCTGATCGCGGCCGGTGGCGCGGGCGCCTACGCGCTGGCCCGCCGCAACCGCCGCCGCCACGAGGAGGAGCAGCGGGCCGCGCTGGAGAAGCTGCGCGTGGTGGTCGACGAGGACATCACCGCCTTCGGCGAGGAACTCGACCGCCTCGACTTCCACCCCGGCGAACCCGGCGCCGACGATGCGATGCGCGCCGACTACGAGCACGCCCTGGACGCCTACGAGCAGGCGAAGTCCCTGATGGCGGCGGCGACCAAACCGGAGGACGTGCGGGCCGTCACGCGGGCCGTGGAGGACGGCCGGTTCTCCCTGGCGCGGCTCGTGGCCCGCCGCGAGCGTGCCCCGCTGCCGGAGCGGCGCCCGCCCTGCTTCTTCGACCCCCGCCACGGCCCCTCGGTCGCCGACGTGAGCTGGACGCCGCCGGGCGGTGCCACGCGTGACGTCCCCGTCTGCGCGGCCGACCGGACCCGGCTCGCCGAGGGCCGCGACCCGGTGATCCGCGAGGTCGACACCGAGTACGGCCGCCGCCCGTACTGGGAGGCCGGCCCGGCGTACGGCCCCTGGGCCGGCGGCTACTTCGGCGGCGGCATCCTGCCCGGCCTCCTCATCGGCACCATGCTCGGCAGCATGATGGCCACCCCCGCCTACGGGGCCGACTACGGCTCCGGCTACGGCGACTTCGGCGGCTACGAGGGCGGCGACGTCTCCGGCGCGGACTTCGACACGGGCGATTTCGGGGGCGGCTTCGGCGACGGCGGCTTCGGTGGCGGCGACTTCGGCGGGGGAGGGGACTTCGGGGGCGGCTTCTGACGGGAGTGCCGTTCGCCCTCCCCCGGAGACCCACGACCGACACGCCCGAGCCCTCCCTCCGAGCGAACAGCCCGAGCGCGACGCGGGGCCCGGGACCAGGGCCCCGGGTAGGCACCCGGCCGCGTCCCGGCTGGGGGACCCGGGCCCCGCGCCGGAGGTCGGCGCCCGGCTGCCTGCCGGTTGAGGACCCGGGCCCGTGCAGGTCCGGCCCCGGCCGCTGCCCGCAGCCCCCGTCATCAGAGCGGGAGGTCAGCGCCTGGCCCCTTCCCGGCTCAGGCCCCCGGGCATCCGACCAGGGTCAACCGCCCGGCCGCGTGCCGGTCGAGGATCCGGCCCCCGAGCGGGACCCGGCTCTGGTCGCTGCCCTCGGCCTGGCCCTTGACCAGAGGCCGGCGCCCGGGCGCGTCCTGGTCGAGGACCTGGGCCTCCGTGCCGGAGGTCGCACCCGGCCGTTTCCTGGCCCAGGCCGCCGGCGTCCGACGGGGAGTAAGCGCCCGGCCCCGCCCCGGTCCGGCACCCGGGCCCTGGTGCCGGTGGCCGGTCCCTACCCGAGTCCCCGTCCAGCATCCGCCCCCGTACCAGGCGTCAGCGCCCGGCCCCGCCCCGGTCCAGCACCCGCTTCCGCTGCCGCCACACGACCCCGGCCACCACGCCCGCCAGTGCGACCAGCGCCGCGCTGACCCACACCGGCGACCGGTACCCGAACCCCGCGCCGA
This region of Streptomyces caelestis genomic DNA includes:
- the cimA gene encoding citramalate synthase, which encodes MTAPSELDDSFHVFDTTLRDGAQREGINLTVADKLAIARHLDDFGVGFIEGGWPGANPRDTEFFARAQQEIDFRYAQLVAFGSTRRAGTTAAEDPQVRALLESSAPVITLVAKSHDRHVELALRTTLDENLAMVRDTVSFLKDQGRRVFVDCEHFFDGYRANPEYAKSVVRAASQAGADVVVLCDTNGGMLPAQIQAVVATVLADTGARLGIHAQDDTGCAVANTLAAVDAGATHVQCTANGYGERVGNANLFPVVAALELKYGKRVLPEGHLREMTRISHAIAEVVNLTPSTHQPYVGVSAFAHKAGLHASAIKVDPDLYQHIDPEQVGNTMRMLVSDMAGRASIELKGKELGIDLGGDRELVGRVVERVKERELRGYTYEAADASFEILLRTEVQGKPLRYFEIESWRAIVEDRPDGSHANEATVKLWAKGERIVATAEGNGPVNALDRALRVGLEKIYPQLAKLELVDYKVRILEGKHGTNSTTRVLISTSDGTGEWSTVGVADNVIAASWQALEDAYTYGLLRAGVTPAE